One Gemmatimonadales bacterium genomic window, GGAGGCTGCTGCTCACCTGATGCAGCATCTCGCCCAGCGCAATGCCGCCGAAGCTCGTCATGAAGAAGTCGTTGAGCGACGGCCGGTGGGTCTCGCCGAAATACTCCCAGGTCCACGAGCCGAGAAAGGCGAAGGGAACGGCCTCCCAGAAGCTCAGGCAGTTGGCGCGGGCGGCATTGAAATAAAGGTTGCCGTGGAACGGGTGGGCAAACAGGTTGGTGCCGAAGGCGTTCTCGTCCCACTCCCAACCGAGCCGGAGGTTGCGCGACCAGCTTTCGAAGTCGACCCGGGCCCAGTCGGCCTCGAGGACGAGTGCGTCGAAGCGGTTGACGGCATAGTTGACGGCGAGGGTCTGCGCCGCAGCGATCAGCGGCCGGCCCCGTTCGCAGCCGTCGCGGCCAGCCTGCGCCGACCCGTGGTGCGGAACCAGCGCGAGTGCGGCAAGCACGAGAACCCCGAGCCGAATTCTCATAGCGGCAACTTGCCCCGCCGACCCTGAAGGCAGCGTGAAGGCATCCGGAACAGCGGCTCATGGGCAGCAGCCCCCGTCGACCAGGTGTTGCCACAGGTGTGAACGAATCACCGGCAATCTGTGGAATGCCCTGCAAATCTGTGCAAACAGACAACGGTTCGCGGGTCCTCCTTTATATCACCGCATCGCGTGGTGGCTACCATCGCCCTGTACGCCAAGGGCATCCTTGCACGAACGAAAGGCCAGCCCATGCCAAGCGTATCTTCGCAGAGCGACTACATCGATGATATCCGTCACCTGTGTGGCGCAGAACAGCCATTAGGAGACGTACTGACGCGAATGGCCAGGACCGCGTCCGCGTCGTTCCTGCGCGAGTTGCTGCACCGCCACGGCCGGATGGCCGAGATTCATCTCCGCCGCCTCGAATGGATCTGTCGCGGCCTCAGGGTGCAGTCACCGATCCATGCGTCGGCCAGCATGCGCAATCTGACTGGCCGGGTCGAGGGACTTCTGGCGAGTGACCTGATCCGGCCGGATCTCGATGCGGCGCTCGCGGCGGCTGCGCAAGCCATTTCCCAGCACAAGGTGATGCGTTACGCCACCGCGCGCTTCCAGGCCACCCGACTCGGCCACCTGAGCCACGCCGCGCTGCTGGAACAGTCGCTCAACGAGGAAGTCAGCGTTCGGGACGCGGTGGCGACCGCGCTCGGCCGGCCGTCAAACGGGGAGGCAAAGCCTCTGGTCACCTGGTATGCGGAGCTGCCGGTGGCCCGCCGGAACCCGGCCGACCCGCGGGACCTCGATCCGACGGATCGGCCTGACCGCCGTCCCGAGGACGAGCCGGTCACGCCCGAGACCGAGCCCGATGACGTGACCCATCCCGGTCGACGTGAGGACCCTGAACCGGGTCGGGTACCAGAACCCGATCGGAGTGATCCGGAAACCGCAGCAGTCCTGGTGGGCCGCTAAGCGGCCTGCCTGACCAACCGAGTCGGCACGTGCACCTTAACCCCGCACGTGCCGATTGAAGAACGCCACGGTCCGGTCCCACGCCAGCTTCGCGGCGGCGGGGTCATACCGCGGCGTGGTATCGTTGTTGAAGCCGTGCTGGGTGCCCGGATAGAGATACCGCTGGTAGTCGACTTTCGCCGCCTTGAGCGCCTCCTCGAACGCCGGCCAGCTCGCATTGATTCGAGGGTCCTGCTCCGCCGACTGAATCAGCAGCGGACTGCGAATCTTCGGCACGTCCTCGACGTTGGGCGACGAACCGTAGAACGCCACGCCCGCGGCCAGCTCCGAACCGAGCCGGGTGGCGAGATAGTTCACCATGCCGCCGCCATAGCAGAACCCGACCGCACCAACCCGACCGGTCGACTCCGGGCGGGCCTTCAACACCCCGACGGCAGCCACGAAATCCTCCCGCGTCTTGGCCTGATCGAGCTGCGGAAAGAGCTCGCGGGCTTTGTCTTCATCGCCCGGGTAGCCACCGAGCGGGAAGAGCGCATCCGGAGCAAACGCGAGAAAGCCGTCGACCGCGAGCCGCCGCGTGATGTCTTCGATGTGCGGGTTGAGGCCGCGATTTTCGTGGATCACGAGGATGGCGGGATGCCTGGCTGTCGCACCCGTCGGGGCCACGAGGTACCCCCGCGCCCGGCCGTACCCATTCGGCGAGTCGTACTCGAGATACTCGGCGCTGATCCTGGTATCGGCCGGAGCGATAACCTGCGCCTCGACGAACTTCGGGCTGAGCTGCTCGAGCAGCATGGCCGCCGTAACCCCGCCCACGGCGAACTTGGCGGCCCGGTCGAGAAAGGCGCGGCGGTCGATGGTGCCATGAACGTAGGCGTCGAACAGGATCAGCAACTCCTGATCGAAGTCGTGTGAGGTCTTCCGGGTCATGCGGCGCTCCGGCGAGGGGGTCCTCCAATCTATCACGCGGGCGGTGTTCCGGCCCTAGGCGAGGCGCGGATCGACCCGAAACGGCTGGGCCGGTCCGATGCTCACCTTCCGGTAGTCGCGATGTTCGGGGTTGAGCACGTAGTTGAACTCCAACCCCACGACGGCACTGGGAACCCGCAACACCGCTGACGCAGCCGAATCCAACCACCGGTCGCCGATGGCGGCGAGGCTGACGGGTGCAGGATAGTTGGTCCACTCTGGCGGCAACGATCGAGGGTCGAGCTTCGTGACGAGCTGATCCGGAAAGCGAACTTCGAAGAGCGTGTACGCGGCCAGCAGCCGAGGCGACTCGAGGTGGACGAGGATTTCCAGCGTGGCCAGCGCCACTGAGCTCGAGGTGTAGACCGCGCGCCGGCCGACGCTGGTCCAGCGCCCTCCAGCCCGGCGAGCCCCTTCGCCATCAAGGGCGCTGGCGGCGTACTTACTTTTGACGATCCGCCAGGCGGACGGCACTCAGGAGGGCACTCCGTGCTCGAGCCGGTCGATCAGGCGCTCGACCTCGAGCGCACCCGGACCCGTGCGGCTCATCTCCAGGGGCGATCGGTCGCCCAGGCCCCTGATCGGCTTCCGGAACCAGGCAACGGCCTGCCGGTCATCGCCTTCGAACAGTTCGATGGCTTTGCCGAACAAGCGGGTGAGTCGAAGCACCCGATCCGATTCATCCGGCTGCAGCCGTCCAGCCTCCTTGCGCCGGTGAATCGTCCGTTCCGAGAGCATCAGCGCGTCGGTCAGGGCCGAGCGCTGCACGTCCATCAGGCTGTGCAGCTTCTCGAGGTATCGGTAGGGAATGCCCTGCTCCACCCGATCATGGAGGGACGCCGTATCGGCAGCCTCCATACCGAGTAGGGCCACGTAGGCATTGGGTCCGCGCGAGCCCTCGACCGCCTCGAGGTAGGCCTGCACATCCGGGCGCCGCTTGGGGATCCGCTTTCGGGACGGACCCGGTGCTGATTTTGCCATATGGCTGAAAGCTACCGCCACATGGCAGGCCGTCAATGGCAACCCCGACAGCCAGAGTCTGCGCCCCCGCAGCTACGCCGCCAGAAGCGAAATATCCGCGGCGGTCGTTGCTTGCCCCGACCCCGACGCCACCCTACCTTGCCCGATGCACCACCCGAGGGGCGAGTGGTGCGACTTCGTCATCGGAGGCATCGCGC contains:
- a CDS encoding dienelactone hydrolase family protein, whose translation is MTRKTSHDFDQELLILFDAYVHGTIDRRAFLDRAAKFAVGGVTAAMLLEQLSPKFVEAQVIAPADTRISAEYLEYDSPNGYGRARGYLVAPTGATARHPAILVIHENRGLNPHIEDITRRLAVDGFLAFAPDALFPLGGYPGDEDKARELFPQLDQAKTREDFVAAVGVLKARPESTGRVGAVGFCYGGGMVNYLATRLGSELAAGVAFYGSSPNVEDVPKIRSPLLIQSAEQDPRINASWPAFEEALKAAKVDYQRYLYPGTQHGFNNDTTPRYDPAAAKLAWDRTVAFFNRHVRG
- a CDS encoding RES family NAD+ phosphorylase, with amino-acid sequence MPSAWRIVKSKYAASALDGEGARRAGGRWTSVGRRAVYTSSSVALATLEILVHLESPRLLAAYTLFEVRFPDQLVTKLDPRSLPPEWTNYPAPVSLAAIGDRWLDSAASAVLRVPSAVVGLEFNYVLNPEHRDYRKVSIGPAQPFRVDPRLA
- a CDS encoding DUF2384 domain-containing protein, which codes for MAKSAPGPSRKRIPKRRPDVQAYLEAVEGSRGPNAYVALLGMEAADTASLHDRVEQGIPYRYLEKLHSLMDVQRSALTDALMLSERTIHRRKEAGRLQPDESDRVLRLTRLFGKAIELFEGDDRQAVAWFRKPIRGLGDRSPLEMSRTGPGALEVERLIDRLEHGVPS
- a CDS encoding DUF892 family protein, which produces MPSVSSQSDYIDDIRHLCGAEQPLGDVLTRMARTASASFLRELLHRHGRMAEIHLRRLEWICRGLRVQSPIHASASMRNLTGRVEGLLASDLIRPDLDAALAAAAQAISQHKVMRYATARFQATRLGHLSHAALLEQSLNEEVSVRDAVATALGRPSNGEAKPLVTWYAELPVARRNPADPRDLDPTDRPDRRPEDEPVTPETEPDDVTHPGRREDPEPGRVPEPDRSDPETAAVLVGR